From Streptomyces sp. NBC_00683, one genomic window encodes:
- a CDS encoding MFS transporter → MPLALLALAVSAFGIGTTEFVMMGLLPNVADDLGTSVPTAGYLVSAYAIGVVLGAPLLTAIGSRVPRKRMLLLLMALFTIGNLASAFAPDFGWLLAGRLLAGLPHGAFFGVGAVVAARLVPDGRQARAVATMFLGLTVANIVGVPAATLLGQHLGWRATFVVVSVIGLGAMAALARLVPQMPVDSHQGLGREMKAMGNRQVLLGLLTAVLGFAGVFAVYSYLSAMTTEAMGFGESSVTLVLALFGIGMTLGALAAGPLTDRALRPTLYGSLAALAVVLVVFPFTVHVQWAALVMVVLLGGIGFMTTTPLQMLVMNKAKDAPTLASASNHSAFNLANAGGAWLGGVAIAAGWGWTSPALVGAVLAVAGLAVAATAGLLDRTPGVSRVVAGGTSAHNKQEAEVR, encoded by the coding sequence ATGCCCCTGGCCCTGCTCGCCCTCGCTGTGAGCGCCTTCGGCATCGGCACCACCGAGTTCGTGATGATGGGCCTGCTGCCCAACGTCGCGGACGATCTGGGAACGTCCGTGCCCACCGCCGGCTACCTCGTCTCGGCGTACGCGATCGGCGTCGTCCTGGGCGCCCCGCTGCTCACCGCCATCGGCTCACGGGTTCCGCGCAAGCGGATGCTCCTGCTGCTGATGGCCCTCTTCACCATCGGCAACCTCGCCTCGGCGTTCGCCCCCGACTTCGGCTGGCTGCTCGCCGGACGGCTGCTGGCCGGGCTGCCGCACGGGGCGTTCTTCGGAGTCGGAGCCGTCGTCGCCGCGCGGCTCGTCCCGGACGGGCGGCAGGCCCGCGCCGTCGCGACCATGTTCCTCGGGCTGACCGTCGCCAACATCGTCGGCGTACCGGCGGCCACCCTGCTCGGCCAGCACCTCGGCTGGCGCGCCACGTTCGTCGTCGTCTCGGTGATCGGGCTGGGCGCCATGGCCGCGCTCGCCCGGCTCGTACCGCAGATGCCCGTCGACTCCCACCAGGGCCTGGGACGCGAGATGAAGGCCATGGGTAACCGGCAGGTGCTGCTCGGCCTGCTCACCGCGGTCCTCGGATTCGCGGGTGTCTTCGCCGTCTACTCGTACCTCTCGGCCATGACGACCGAGGCGATGGGCTTCGGCGAGTCGTCGGTGACGCTCGTCCTGGCGCTCTTCGGCATCGGGATGACCCTGGGAGCCCTGGCAGCCGGACCACTGACCGACCGGGCGCTGCGTCCCACGCTCTACGGGTCGCTGGCCGCCCTGGCCGTCGTGCTCGTCGTCTTCCCGTTCACCGTGCACGTGCAGTGGGCTGCGCTGGTGATGGTGGTGCTGCTCGGCGGGATCGGCTTCATGACGACCACGCCGCTGCAGATGCTGGTGATGAACAAGGCCAAGGACGCCCCCACGCTCGCGTCCGCGTCCAACCACTCCGCCTTCAACCTGGCCAACGCGGGCGGCGCGTGGCTCGGCGGCGTGGCCATCGCGGCGGGCTGGGGCTGGACGTCACCGGCCCTGGTCGGCGCGGTTCTGGCGGTCGCCGGTCTCGCGGTCGCGGCCACGGCGGGTCTGCTGGACCGTACGCCGGGGGTCTCCCGTGTGGTGGCCGGCGGGACCTCGGCCCACAACAAGCAGGAAGCCGAGGTGCGCTGA
- a CDS encoding NAD+ synthase — translation MPQLRLALNQIDATVGDLAGNSESIVHWTRHAAEQGAHLVAFPEMVLTGYPVEDLALRSSFVEASREALRALAARLDSEGFGELPVVVGYLDRSEHAAPRYGQPAGSPRNAAAVLHRGRVALNFAKHHLPNYGVFDEFRYFVPGDSMPVVRVHGIDVALAICEDLWQDGGRVPAARAAGAGLLLSVNASPYERDKDDTRLELVRKRAQEAGCTTAYLAMIGGQDELVFDGDSIVVDRNGEVIARAPQFAEGSVILDLELPAAAAEAPSGVVNDGLRIDHVVISEEPLPAYEAELAGGYAERLDDDEELYSALVVGLRAYAAKNGFSSVLIGLSGGIDSALVAAIACDALGAQNVYGISMPSKYSSDHSKGDAAELARRTGLNFRTVPIEPMFDAYMGSLGLTGLAEENLQSRLRGTMLMAVSNQEGQIVLAPGNKSELAVGYSTLYGDSVGAYGPIKDVYKTSVFRLAKWRNRAAEERGQIPPIPEASITKPPSAELRPDQVDTDSLPDYDVLDRILEMYVDRDQGMEAIVAAGFDPELVAKTLRMVDTAEYKRRQYPPGTKISPKGFGKDRRLPITNRWRESS, via the coding sequence GTGCCTCAACTACGTCTCGCACTGAATCAGATCGACGCGACCGTCGGTGATCTTGCCGGCAACAGCGAGTCGATCGTCCACTGGACCCGGCACGCCGCCGAGCAGGGCGCCCACCTCGTGGCGTTCCCCGAGATGGTGCTGACCGGATACCCCGTCGAGGACCTGGCCCTGCGGTCGTCCTTCGTCGAGGCCTCGCGGGAGGCGCTGCGCGCCCTCGCCGCCCGTCTCGACTCGGAGGGCTTCGGCGAGCTTCCGGTCGTCGTCGGATACCTCGACCGCTCCGAGCACGCCGCACCGCGCTACGGGCAGCCCGCAGGCTCCCCGCGCAACGCCGCGGCCGTGCTGCACCGCGGCCGGGTCGCGCTGAACTTCGCCAAGCACCACCTGCCCAACTACGGCGTGTTCGACGAGTTCCGGTACTTCGTGCCGGGCGACTCGATGCCCGTCGTGCGCGTCCACGGCATCGATGTGGCGCTCGCGATCTGCGAGGACCTCTGGCAGGACGGCGGCCGTGTGCCGGCCGCCCGCGCCGCCGGGGCGGGGCTGCTGCTGTCGGTCAACGCCTCGCCGTACGAGCGCGACAAGGACGACACCCGGCTCGAACTGGTCCGCAAGCGTGCCCAGGAGGCCGGCTGCACGACCGCGTACCTGGCGATGATCGGCGGCCAGGACGAGCTGGTCTTCGACGGCGACTCGATCGTCGTCGACAGGAACGGCGAAGTGATCGCCCGCGCCCCGCAGTTCGCCGAGGGCAGCGTGATCCTCGATCTGGAGCTGCCGGCCGCCGCGGCCGAGGCGCCGTCCGGGGTCGTGAACGACGGACTGCGCATCGACCACGTGGTGATCTCCGAGGAGCCCCTTCCCGCGTACGAGGCGGAACTGGCCGGCGGTTACGCCGAGCGGCTCGACGACGACGAGGAGCTGTACTCCGCCCTGGTCGTGGGACTGCGCGCGTACGCCGCGAAGAACGGATTCAGCAGTGTGCTGATCGGCCTCTCCGGCGGCATCGACTCGGCGCTGGTCGCGGCCATCGCCTGCGATGCGCTGGGGGCCCAGAACGTCTACGGCATCTCGATGCCGTCGAAGTACTCCTCGGACCACTCCAAGGGCGACGCGGCCGAGCTGGCCCGGCGTACCGGGCTCAACTTCCGCACCGTGCCGATCGAGCCGATGTTCGACGCGTACATGGGGTCGCTGGGGCTCACGGGTCTTGCCGAGGAGAACCTCCAGTCGCGGCTGCGCGGCACGATGCTGATGGCTGTCTCCAACCAGGAGGGCCAGATCGTGCTCGCGCCGGGCAACAAGTCCGAGCTCGCGGTCGGTTACTCCACGCTGTACGGGGACTCCGTCGGCGCGTACGGGCCGATCAAGGACGTGTACAAGACGTCGGTGTTCCGCCTCGCGAAGTGGCGCAACCGGGCCGCCGAGGAGCGCGGGCAGATCCCGCCGATCCCGGAGGCGTCCATCACGAAGCCGCCGAGCGCCGAGCTGCGCCCGGACCAGGTGGACACGGACTCGCTCCCGGACTACGACGTGCTGGACCGGATCCTGGAGATGTACGTCGACCGGGACCAGGGCATGGAAGCGATCGTGGCGGCCGGTTTCGACCCGGAGCTGGTGGCGAAGACGCTGCGGATGGTGGACACCGCGGAGTACAAGCGGCGGCAGTACCCGCCGGGCACGAAGATCTCGCCGAAGGGCTTCGGCAAGGACCGCCGTCTGCCGATCACGAACCGCTGGCGCGAGTCGAGCTGA
- a CDS encoding CBS domain-containing protein — MTTAKDIMHTGAHWIPAHETLDRAAQMMRDHKVGALPVSAHGDQDRMVGIITDRDIVIKCVASGHDPSKLTAGDLCDGTPRWIEATADVDAVLEEMQSHRIRRLPVIENKKLIGMISEADLARHLSDEQVAGWAEQVYSGS; from the coding sequence ATGACCACTGCCAAGGACATCATGCACACCGGGGCCCACTGGATCCCGGCACACGAGACGCTCGACCGTGCCGCGCAGATGATGCGCGACCACAAGGTGGGCGCCCTGCCCGTGTCCGCCCATGGTGATCAGGACAGGATGGTCGGCATCATCACCGACCGCGACATCGTGATCAAGTGCGTGGCGTCGGGGCACGATCCGTCGAAGCTGACGGCGGGCGACCTCTGCGACGGCACACCGCGCTGGATCGAGGCGACCGCCGACGTCGACGCGGTGCTCGAGGAGATGCAGAGCCACCGGATCCGCCGACTGCCGGTGATCGAGAACAAGAAGCTCATCGGCATGATCAGCGAGGCGGACCTGGCGCGGCACCTCTCGGACGAGCAGGTCGCCGGCTGGGCGGAGCAGGTCTACTCCGGTTCCTGA
- a CDS encoding DUF305 domain-containing protein produces MSSAGTRRTRWVAGSAVTVALLFAGAATVAAARDDGTAPAPRTPSAESADAGFARDMAVHHQQAVEMSFIVRDGTRDEEVRRLAYDIANTQANQRGMLLGWLDLWELPKTAPAGQEPMAWMSGHRQHSMHHAEGSEAGFKAHDGALMPGMATRTELDGLRAARGEQAEILFLQLMTDHHKGGVDMARGCAEQCTVPVEKRLAQGMVEAQRSELDLMADMLAARGAAPRP; encoded by the coding sequence GTGAGCTCGGCAGGCACGCGCCGTACGCGGTGGGTGGCCGGTTCCGCTGTGACGGTTGCCCTGCTGTTCGCCGGGGCGGCGACGGTCGCCGCCGCCCGGGACGACGGGACGGCCCCGGCCCCCCGCACCCCCTCGGCGGAGTCGGCGGACGCGGGCTTCGCGCGCGACATGGCCGTGCACCATCAGCAGGCGGTGGAGATGTCGTTCATCGTGCGCGACGGTACGCGGGACGAGGAGGTACGACGCCTCGCGTACGACATCGCCAACACGCAGGCCAACCAGCGCGGCATGCTGCTCGGCTGGCTGGACCTGTGGGAGCTGCCGAAGACGGCTCCCGCCGGGCAGGAGCCGATGGCGTGGATGTCCGGCCACCGGCAGCACTCCATGCACCACGCGGAGGGCTCGGAGGCCGGATTCAAGGCCCACGACGGGGCCCTCATGCCGGGCATGGCCACCAGGACGGAGCTCGACGGGCTCCGGGCGGCCCGTGGCGAGCAGGCCGAGATCCTCTTCCTGCAGCTGATGACCGACCACCACAAGGGCGGCGTCGACATGGCGCGCGGCTGCGCGGAGCAGTGCACGGTGCCGGTGGAGAAGCGCCTCGCCCAGGGCATGGTCGAGGCCCAGCGGTCCGAGCTCGACCTGATGGCGGACATGCTCGCGGCACGGGGTGCGGCACCCCGTCCCTGA
- a CDS encoding DUF3105 domain-containing protein yields MSFDRRTRIEQMRKADRARDRRNRVVAIGLSAVVVAGLLGFGTYMLLERSEANDRNAESLAQDAKQTEQEKEKLAAEPVAGEKSWDAKKLTRNHVTTEVAYPMEPPVGGDHNPAWLNCDGVVYEKAVPNVNAVHALEHGAVWVTYNDKAADADVKKLASRVGSTPFSLMSPYEGQAGPIMLSAWGKQVTVDGADDRRVAQFFAKYVQGKQTPEPGAPCTGGIDG; encoded by the coding sequence ATGAGCTTCGACCGCAGGACCCGCATAGAGCAGATGCGCAAGGCCGACCGTGCGCGCGATCGCCGCAACCGTGTCGTAGCCATAGGCCTGAGCGCCGTCGTGGTCGCCGGTCTGCTCGGTTTCGGCACGTACATGCTGCTGGAGAGGTCGGAGGCGAACGACCGGAACGCGGAGAGCCTGGCCCAGGACGCCAAGCAGACCGAGCAGGAGAAGGAGAAGCTGGCGGCCGAGCCGGTCGCGGGCGAGAAGTCCTGGGACGCGAAGAAGCTGACCCGCAACCACGTCACGACCGAGGTGGCGTACCCCATGGAGCCGCCCGTCGGCGGTGACCACAATCCGGCCTGGCTGAACTGCGACGGCGTCGTATACGAAAAAGCCGTCCCGAACGTCAACGCCGTGCACGCCCTGGAGCACGGCGCGGTGTGGGTGACGTACAACGACAAGGCGGCCGACGCCGATGTGAAGAAGCTTGCGTCCCGCGTCGGGAGCACCCCGTTCTCGCTGATGAGCCCGTACGAGGGCCAGGCCGGTCCGATCATGCTGAGCGCCTGGGGCAAGCAGGTCACGGTGGACGGCGCGGACGACCGGCGGGTCGCGCAGTTCTTCGCGAAGTACGTCCAGGGCAAGCAGACGCCCGAGCCGGGGGCGCCCTGCACGGGCGGGATCGACGGGTGA
- the glnA gene encoding type I glutamate--ammonia ligase produces the protein MDKQQEFVLRTLEERDIRFVRLWFTDVLGYLKSVAVAPAELEQAFDEGIGFDGSAIEGFARVYESDMIAKPDPATFQILPWRAEAPGTARMFCDILMPDGSPSFADPRYVLKRILAKTSDLGFTFYTHPEIEFFLLKNKPVDGSRPTPADSSGYFDHTPQNVGMDFRRQAITMLESMGISVEFSHHEGAPGQQEIDLRYADALSTADNIMTFRLVMKQVALEQGVQATFMPKPFSEYPGSGMHTHLSLFEGDRNAFYESGAEYQLSKVGRSFIAGLLKHAAEISAVTNQWVNSYKRIWGGSTRAAGAGGEAPSYICWGHNNRSALIRVPMYKPGKTGSARVEVRSIDSGANPYLTYAVLLAAGLKGIEEGYELPAGADDDVWALSDAERRAMGIEPLPQNLGEAIALMEKSELVAETLGEHVFDFFLRNKKQEWEEYRSEVTAFELKALLPVL, from the coding sequence ATGGACAAGCAGCAGGAATTCGTCCTCAGGACGCTTGAGGAGCGAGACATCCGCTTCGTACGGCTGTGGTTCACCGATGTACTCGGTTACCTCAAGTCCGTCGCCGTCGCCCCCGCCGAGCTGGAGCAGGCCTTCGACGAGGGTATCGGCTTCGACGGCTCGGCCATCGAGGGCTTCGCCCGTGTATACGAATCGGACATGATCGCCAAGCCGGACCCGGCGACGTTCCAGATCCTGCCGTGGCGCGCGGAGGCACCGGGGACTGCGCGGATGTTCTGCGACATCCTGATGCCGGACGGCTCGCCCTCCTTCGCGGACCCGCGCTACGTGCTGAAGCGCATCCTCGCCAAGACCTCCGACCTGGGCTTCACCTTCTACACCCACCCGGAGATCGAGTTCTTCCTGCTGAAGAACAAGCCGGTCGACGGCAGCCGCCCGACCCCCGCCGACAGCTCCGGCTACTTCGACCACACCCCGCAGAACGTCGGCATGGACTTCCGCCGCCAGGCGATCACCATGCTCGAATCGATGGGCATCTCGGTCGAGTTCAGCCACCACGAGGGCGCCCCCGGCCAGCAGGAGATCGACCTGCGGTACGCGGACGCGCTCTCCACCGCCGACAACATCATGACCTTCCGCCTGGTCATGAAGCAGGTCGCGCTGGAGCAGGGCGTGCAGGCGACCTTCATGCCGAAGCCGTTCTCTGAGTACCCGGGCTCGGGCATGCACACCCACCTCTCCCTCTTCGAGGGCGACCGCAACGCGTTCTACGAGTCGGGTGCCGAGTACCAGCTCTCCAAGGTCGGCCGCTCCTTCATCGCGGGCCTGCTCAAGCACGCCGCGGAGATCTCCGCCGTGACGAACCAGTGGGTCAACTCCTACAAGCGCATCTGGGGCGGCTCCACCCGCGCCGCGGGAGCGGGCGGCGAGGCGCCCTCGTACATCTGCTGGGGCCACAACAACCGCTCCGCGCTGATCCGCGTCCCGATGTACAAGCCCGGCAAGACCGGATCGGCCCGCGTCGAGGTCCGCTCCATCGACTCCGGCGCCAACCCCTACCTGACGTACGCGGTGCTGCTCGCCGCGGGCCTCAAGGGGATCGAGGAGGGCTACGAACTCCCGGCCGGCGCCGACGACGACGTCTGGGCACTCTCCGACGCCGAGCGCCGCGCGATGGGCATCGAGCCGCTCCCGCAGAACCTGGGCGAGGCGATCGCGCTGATGGAGAAGAGCGAGCTGGTCGCGGAGACGCTGGGCGAGCACGTCTTCGACTTCTTCCTGCGCAACAAGAAGCAGGAGTGGGAGGAGTACCGCAGCGAGGTCACGGCCTTCGAGCTGAAGGCGCTCCTGCCGGTGCTGTAG
- a CDS encoding LamG domain-containing protein yields the protein MVVGSCVAALLATSGGTAYAVDNLPPKQPLVQDLQSEGKACATGDDMPYVPGPPRLSAMLYDPEEDNQPSEASPIKGEFEAWWTDSAGLEERRTYTTITLTSGSRQYWRMPDDIPANTVVSWHVRANDGEATSAWSDEGDGSVCTFVYDDANPEKATISSPEYPQPEDVFRVDGVGVYGHFTVDSPSEDVVSYAYGFQGGPYGTVSAERPGAAVTLLYLPLTASYKSLTIRAIDRSGRSSGQSQYDFNVQSGRAPVARWKLDDPAGSRSASAVTGTVARAGTGVTFGGPAPAGTGASSTVSLDGSGHGFLTTDAPAVDIRRTFAVNAWVRPAETGRNMAVASQDADGKPGFSLGLRSQDPGPVWSFAIAGTRVSGGAPEAGEWAHLLGLYDAETGRAKLYVNGHEVGTAAEATPPETAGAFQIGRSRGATGYRDRWHGDIGDVQVHDRVVVPDEVAELARRKPTLLGHWSVDSVVDGASPEQSGGVPLRLGTGASIYRSSDNSCIPDLDPDCTYVPPPLVGDGHLSLDGETGYAASDGPIVDTGDTFTLGVVVRLADSEPVRPMTVLSQAGEHTDAFKVRYVPSTFTWQLVMPERDEVGSPEKVVSQIEGADGGEGQGHRLAVVYDDGTDTIKLYLDGYTNAGATASLPDGWHSTGALQIGRAKAGDGWGEYLRGDVDEVQAYSGALRDGDVLGLGWDTNPCLC from the coding sequence ATGGTCGTGGGGAGCTGCGTGGCGGCGTTGCTGGCCACGTCCGGCGGTACGGCGTACGCAGTGGACAACCTGCCGCCGAAGCAGCCGCTCGTCCAGGACCTCCAGTCGGAGGGCAAGGCCTGCGCGACCGGCGACGACATGCCGTACGTCCCGGGGCCTCCCAGGCTCAGCGCCATGCTGTACGACCCGGAAGAGGACAACCAGCCCTCCGAAGCCAGCCCGATCAAGGGCGAGTTCGAAGCCTGGTGGACGGACTCTGCGGGACTGGAGGAGCGTCGTACCTACACCACCATCACCTTGACGTCGGGGTCGCGCCAGTATTGGAGGATGCCGGACGACATCCCGGCGAACACGGTCGTGTCGTGGCACGTCCGCGCGAACGACGGCGAGGCGACCTCCGCGTGGAGCGATGAGGGCGACGGCTCGGTCTGCACGTTCGTGTACGACGACGCGAACCCGGAGAAGGCGACGATCAGCTCCCCCGAATACCCCCAGCCCGAGGACGTGTTCCGGGTGGACGGGGTGGGCGTGTACGGCCACTTCACCGTGGACTCGCCCTCCGAGGATGTGGTGTCGTACGCGTACGGCTTCCAAGGTGGCCCGTACGGGACCGTCTCCGCCGAGCGGCCGGGCGCAGCTGTGACCCTTTTGTACCTGCCGCTCACCGCAAGCTACAAGTCGCTGACGATCCGTGCGATCGACCGGTCGGGCCGAAGCAGCGGACAGTCGCAGTACGACTTCAACGTGCAGTCCGGGCGTGCCCCTGTCGCCCGCTGGAAGCTGGACGACCCGGCAGGCTCCCGCTCGGCCTCTGCCGTGACGGGGACCGTCGCCCGCGCCGGTACCGGCGTGACCTTCGGCGGCCCGGCGCCCGCGGGCACCGGAGCCTCCTCCACGGTCAGCCTCGACGGCAGCGGCCACGGCTTCCTCACCACGGACGCCCCGGCCGTCGACATCCGCAGGACCTTCGCCGTCAACGCCTGGGTGCGGCCCGCCGAAACCGGTCGGAACATGGCCGTCGCCAGCCAGGACGCGGACGGGAAGCCCGGCTTCAGCCTTGGGCTGCGCAGCCAGGACCCCGGCCCTGTCTGGTCCTTCGCGATCGCGGGCACGCGGGTGTCAGGTGGCGCGCCCGAGGCCGGAGAGTGGGCCCATCTGCTGGGGCTGTACGACGCGGAGACGGGTCGCGCGAAGTTGTACGTCAACGGCCATGAGGTGGGCACCGCGGCAGAGGCGACTCCCCCCGAGACGGCCGGAGCGTTCCAGATCGGACGCTCCCGTGGGGCTACCGGCTATCGCGACAGGTGGCACGGAGACATCGGTGACGTGCAGGTCCACGACCGGGTCGTGGTACCGGACGAGGTGGCCGAACTGGCACGGCGCAAGCCGACGCTGCTCGGCCACTGGTCGGTGGACAGCGTGGTGGACGGCGCGAGCCCCGAGCAGTCGGGTGGCGTGCCGCTGCGGCTCGGCACGGGAGCTTCCATCTACCGGAGCTCCGACAATTCCTGCATCCCGGACCTCGACCCCGACTGCACGTACGTGCCGCCGCCGCTCGTCGGCGACGGGCATCTGAGCCTGGACGGCGAGACCGGGTATGCCGCGTCCGACGGGCCGATCGTGGACACCGGGGACACCTTCACCCTCGGCGTCGTCGTACGCCTCGCGGACTCCGAGCCGGTCCGGCCGATGACCGTGCTCTCGCAGGCCGGCGAGCACACCGACGCGTTCAAGGTGCGCTATGTGCCGTCCACGTTCACCTGGCAACTGGTGATGCCGGAGAGGGACGAGGTCGGATCCCCGGAGAAGGTGGTGTCCCAGATCGAGGGCGCGGACGGCGGCGAGGGCCAGGGCCATCGTCTCGCCGTGGTCTACGACGACGGGACCGACACGATCAAGCTCTACCTCGACGGCTACACCAATGCCGGGGCGACCGCGAGCCTCCCTGACGGCTGGCACAGCACCGGTGCCCTCCAGATCGGCCGGGCCAAAGCCGGTGACGGCTGGGGCGAGTACCTCCGCGGCGACGTGGACGAGGTACAGGCCTACTCCGGCGCGCTGCGGGACGGGGACGTGCTGGGCCTGGGCTGGGACACGAATCCCTGCCTGTGCTGA
- a CDS encoding nuclear transport factor 2 family protein, whose amino-acid sequence MSTHTPVADRIEIADLFTRFACLLDEKRWEDAGTVFTDDVVGHSPRSGEIHGLDELVGFMRRAEVDGEHTQHLTTDLLVDVNGDRAAASANSLVYFYRDGQAPHLTSGLRLACTAVRTQAGWRIRETRTTVAWMQEK is encoded by the coding sequence ATGTCCACGCACACTCCGGTCGCCGACCGCATCGAGATCGCCGACCTGTTCACCCGCTTCGCGTGCCTGCTCGACGAGAAGCGGTGGGAGGACGCGGGCACCGTCTTCACCGACGATGTCGTGGGGCACTCGCCGCGCTCGGGCGAGATCCACGGCCTCGACGAACTCGTCGGCTTCATGCGCCGGGCGGAGGTCGACGGGGAGCACACCCAGCACCTGACGACCGACCTGCTGGTGGACGTGAACGGCGACCGGGCGGCCGCCTCGGCGAACTCGCTCGTGTACTTCTACCGCGACGGCCAGGCACCCCACCTGACGAGCGGCCTGCGGCTTGCCTGCACCGCGGTGCGGACGCAGGCGGGCTGGCGGATCCGCGAGACACGGACCACGGTCGCCTGGATGCAGGAGAAGTGA
- a CDS encoding MarR family winged helix-turn-helix transcriptional regulator, with protein MEETPAAPAHLTAKPSWLLTQVAVHAHRLASEGFGEVGARGYHYRILAALEEFGVASQAELGRRCSMDRSDVVAAINELAEQGCVERTPDPDDRRRNRVTLTAAGRQQLRRMDRALDRVQDDLLEPLSAEDRQTLAHLLTRLLAHHQRP; from the coding sequence GTGGAAGAGACCCCCGCGGCCCCCGCGCACCTGACCGCGAAGCCGAGCTGGCTGCTCACCCAGGTGGCAGTGCATGCCCACCGGTTGGCGTCCGAGGGTTTCGGCGAGGTGGGCGCGCGCGGGTACCACTACCGGATCCTGGCGGCGCTGGAGGAGTTCGGGGTGGCCAGCCAGGCCGAACTCGGCCGTCGGTGCAGCATGGACCGCAGTGACGTCGTGGCGGCGATCAACGAACTGGCCGAGCAGGGCTGCGTCGAGCGGACCCCGGATCCGGACGACCGGAGGCGGAACAGGGTGACCCTCACCGCGGCGGGTCGTCAGCAGCTGCGACGCATGGACCGAGCCCTCGACAGGGTGCAGGACGACCTGCTGGAGCCGCTTTCGGCCGAGGACAGGCAGACTCTGGCCCACCTGCTCACCCGGCTGCTCGCGCACCACCAACGACCCTAG